A section of the Spirosoma pollinicola genome encodes:
- a CDS encoding tyrosine-type recombinase/integrase, with protein MDDSLQMAQTPDPDNRQQAIGKTITRYTLSQLIRYFAANLPKSSNYPRHARSYVEFCLKHQFGIDGFSFTRYTAELPPNRVSPIRKFLLFYQTIGSPVILVDPKTTKIPPAANELVLRFIREAKSLRGDRSKETYTKALNAFFVYLDQQLALGQPASLGGLTVSDFVQQLKDQQYSAFTINLYLSAVKQLAAWSIRRRTDLQLNEDQLNALRDIHDVRGLAIERTFYKDSLEVDERQLVLGDVESSRDRAVLALLGLEGLRTVEVTRLKLGDLDFNRQQLLVLGKGKGTKKAIKFFASCRHILQTYLEETSRWPIANDQRSEYLFETLKTYQIRYIVDKQLKKHGLKRTGMSAHSLRHTAGQLLLDEGVSLEHVQQHLRHETLETTQFYTKKKTLKTYFQQMPD; from the coding sequence ATGGATGATTCATTACAAATGGCTCAAACCCCTGACCCGGACAACAGGCAGCAGGCGATTGGAAAAACGATTACCCGTTACACCCTGAGCCAACTGATCCGTTATTTTGCCGCTAATCTGCCCAAGTCAAGTAACTATCCTCGCCATGCCCGGTCATATGTCGAGTTTTGTCTCAAGCACCAGTTTGGGATCGACGGGTTCAGCTTCACCCGCTACACGGCGGAGCTGCCGCCGAACCGGGTGTCACCCATTCGCAAATTTCTGCTGTTCTATCAAACAATTGGCAGTCCGGTCATTCTGGTGGATCCGAAGACCACGAAAATCCCTCCGGCGGCCAATGAGTTAGTACTGCGCTTCATTCGGGAAGCCAAAAGCCTGCGCGGAGATCGCTCCAAAGAAACCTATACCAAAGCCCTCAATGCTTTTTTCGTGTACTTGGATCAGCAACTCGCTCTGGGACAACCCGCTTCGCTGGGTGGCCTGACCGTGTCCGACTTTGTACAACAGCTGAAAGACCAGCAGTACTCAGCCTTTACCATCAACCTCTACCTGTCCGCCGTCAAGCAATTAGCCGCCTGGAGTATTCGTCGACGCACGGACCTTCAACTCAATGAAGACCAGCTCAATGCGTTGCGTGATATCCACGACGTACGGGGTCTGGCGATTGAACGCACATTCTATAAAGATAGCCTGGAGGTTGACGAGCGACAACTGGTTTTAGGGGATGTAGAATCCAGTCGTGATAGGGCGGTTTTGGCCTTACTGGGCTTGGAGGGTCTACGAACCGTGGAGGTGACGCGGCTGAAACTGGGAGATTTAGACTTTAACCGCCAGCAGCTTCTGGTACTGGGAAAAGGCAAGGGCACCAAAAAAGCCATTAAATTCTTTGCTTCCTGTCGTCATATTCTCCAAACGTATCTGGAAGAAACAAGCCGCTGGCCCATTGCCAATGATCAACGGAGCGAGTACCTGTTTGAAACCTTAAAGACGTACCAAATTCGGTATATCGTTGATAAACAGTTAAAAAAACATGGACTCAAACGCACGGGTATGTCGGCCCACAGCCTGCGGCACACGGCTGGCCAGCTGCTGCTGGACGAAGGGGTCAGTCTGGAGCATGTCCAACAACACCTTCGGCACGAGACACTCGAAACCACCCAGTTTTACACTAAGAAAAAAACGCTAAAGACCTACTTTCAGCAAATGCCGGATTGA
- a CDS encoding ParA family protein has protein sequence MITQEKLVRFLRAKPALNLSQIEKEAGIPSKTLHKALSEQKGIPAKHLPALDEAVRRYGYSETLFDKAKVISVVNHKGGVGKTTTTINVGKALSLLGNRVLLVDMDSQGNLSQCFGIHVPDEQVIDALLGGTPLPMIEIANNLFLTPSDIRMAYRESELANAVGADRRLSLKLEEARDKFDYILIDCPPSLGICTTCSLVASNYCVVPIQPEASAYHGVESLFNRIAEVRTYINPTLTVKGIVFTMVHKNQSVHKSMMAHIRDTFHNFHIYEAIIEVSTVIKQSQVAKEDLFTYSAKSPSWQQYHHLATEIMTI, from the coding sequence ATGATCACTCAGGAAAAACTAGTGCGGTTCTTACGCGCCAAGCCTGCCTTAAACCTGTCCCAAATTGAGAAAGAAGCCGGAATACCATCTAAGACACTGCATAAAGCACTTTCTGAACAGAAAGGTATTCCGGCCAAACATCTTCCTGCTTTAGATGAGGCTGTTCGTCGATATGGTTATTCTGAAACCTTATTTGATAAGGCAAAAGTTATTTCTGTTGTGAATCATAAAGGCGGAGTTGGTAAAACAACAACGACCATCAACGTTGGTAAAGCCTTAAGCTTATTAGGTAATCGCGTGTTATTGGTCGATATGGATTCACAAGGTAATCTTTCCCAATGCTTTGGTATTCATGTTCCTGATGAACAAGTAATCGATGCATTGCTGGGCGGAACTCCCCTTCCAATGATTGAAATAGCCAATAACTTATTTCTAACGCCATCAGATATTCGGATGGCGTATAGGGAGTCAGAGTTGGCAAATGCAGTTGGGGCAGATCGACGGTTGTCGCTTAAATTAGAGGAAGCTCGCGATAAATTCGACTATATACTTATTGACTGTCCCCCAAGCCTGGGTATCTGTACTACATGTTCATTAGTTGCCTCTAATTATTGCGTCGTACCAATTCAGCCAGAAGCCAGTGCCTATCATGGAGTTGAAAGTCTTTTTAACCGCATAGCTGAAGTTCGAACGTATATCAACCCTACGTTAACGGTAAAAGGTATTGTATTTACAATGGTGCATAAGAACCAAAGTGTTCATAAAAGTATGATGGCACACATTCGAGATACGTTTCATAATTTCCATATCTACGAAGCAATCATTGAGGTGTCTACAGTTATCAAGCAATCACAAGTGGCCAAAGAAGACTTATTTACCTACTCGGCCAAATCCCCCTCATGGCAACAATATCATCACTTGGCAACCGAAATAATGACGATCTGA
- a CDS encoding replication initiation protein produces MAKETKVRKRSDIGERTIARMKAGRNGIIEATYRMDVVEFRVFFTMLTMISPDDVTFCEYELRVADIIRLFSLNRDGRSYETIKEAAERLVNKTMIIYHTKEDGNRYRTVIPFLTSASSQIGDVKMESIRVTFHPELKPFLLQLRSEYLEFDVRNLARVQSQYSIRLYMMLRHQMNLKKSSIRYTVERLREVFEIGDKDYPLYGNFKQKVLVRACIDLNTTTNIRIDKMEEERSNRKVVAVVFHMSSQDLPLADQDNAIPTAKITSPEISTSKKTSTIVEVDDSTTSLLIDDIHKLVEKYVGREAVRKWLHQSSEAQVRVAIDYTLKQLKQGVSIKNVGGYLQKMVNTSLPLSFEKQTSTGTSVKNTTEQKAKAEAEQFSEETRLKALTDHKYQTALQELSMHPEWKESVTAHMQSGLFGKFYNQNISLLENIKNPVMYGPFFQSIERLKPDVFAGIE; encoded by the coding sequence ATGGCGAAGGAAACTAAAGTTCGTAAACGTTCAGATATTGGCGAGCGAACTATTGCTCGCATGAAAGCGGGGCGAAATGGGATCATTGAAGCTACTTATCGTATGGATGTGGTAGAATTTCGGGTTTTTTTTACAATGCTAACCATGATCAGCCCGGATGATGTCACGTTTTGTGAATATGAACTACGGGTAGCTGATATAATTCGATTGTTCAGCTTGAACCGGGATGGACGTAGCTACGAAACAATTAAGGAAGCTGCGGAAAGGTTGGTCAACAAAACGATGATTATTTACCATACAAAAGAAGATGGAAACCGCTACAGAACTGTCATTCCATTTTTAACTAGTGCCAGCTCTCAGATTGGGGATGTTAAGATGGAATCAATTCGTGTTACATTTCATCCTGAACTAAAACCCTTCCTACTTCAGCTTCGTTCTGAATATTTGGAGTTTGATGTCCGAAATCTTGCCCGAGTGCAAAGTCAGTACTCAATTCGATTATATATGATGTTACGGCATCAAATGAATCTTAAAAAGTCATCTATACGCTATACCGTAGAGCGCTTAAGAGAGGTTTTTGAAATTGGGGATAAGGATTATCCACTGTATGGTAATTTCAAACAAAAGGTTTTAGTTAGAGCCTGTATCGATTTAAATACTACTACAAATATTCGTATTGACAAAATGGAGGAAGAACGCAGCAACCGCAAAGTTGTTGCTGTTGTATTCCACATGTCATCTCAGGATCTACCACTAGCAGATCAGGACAATGCTATTCCGACGGCCAAAATAACTTCTCCTGAAATATCTACAAGCAAAAAAACTAGCACAATAGTTGAAGTTGATGATTCGACAACAAGCTTATTGATTGATGATATTCATAAATTAGTCGAAAAATATGTAGGGCGCGAAGCCGTTCGTAAATGGTTGCATCAATCTTCAGAGGCTCAAGTTCGCGTAGCTATTGACTATACTCTAAAGCAACTTAAACAGGGAGTATCAATAAAAAATGTCGGTGGTTACCTTCAAAAGATGGTGAATACATCACTGCCTCTGTCTTTTGAAAAGCAGACTTCAACTGGAACTTCTGTCAAGAATACAACTGAACAGAAGGCTAAGGCAGAAGCGGAGCAGTTTTCCGAAGAGACACGACTGAAAGCATTGACAGACCATAAATACCAAACTGCCTTACAGGAGTTGTCAATGCACCCTGAGTGGAAAGAATCCGTAACAGCCCATATGCAGTCAGGTTTATTTGGAAAGTTTTACAATCAAAATATCAGCTTACTGGAGAATATAAAAAACCCAGTTATGTATGGCCCCTTTTTTCAGAGTATTGAACGACTAAAACCCGACGTGTTTGCTGGTATTGAGTGA
- a CDS encoding PDDEXK nuclease domain-containing protein, translated as MDTSSTTHLELFRYLRTLVDTVNQGRETYPKFALVEAYWHIGRIVVETEQAGTERADYGIHLIEQLSERLTVTFGPGYSLPNIWRFKQFYLAFPILSTNGRELPNLQQHLRIELCWSHYRTLMKLKNLQERAFYLNQAADQGWTVKLTQKLIRARYYFQTALGQDQLLENPKKISAAPPPLKEVATLSLRTRLASIKKTLLERHVGYAFVAQRQFISLDGKDNWIELVFFHIILQRFVLVQPGEVGPTSSAAMTRLLDAYFTKQPSAITKPPVGLVIDLQGRVNLHTASFETGLALEEQVLIPLVISYI; from the coding sequence ATGGATACATCCTCTACTACCCATCTGGAATTGTTTCGTTACCTGCGGACTTTGGTTGATACGGTTAATCAGGGGCGTGAGACTTACCCCAAGTTTGCTTTAGTGGAAGCCTACTGGCATATCGGTCGGATCGTGGTAGAAACCGAACAAGCGGGCACCGAGCGTGCTGATTATGGAATTCATTTGATTGAACAACTCTCTGAACGGTTAACGGTGACTTTCGGGCCGGGTTATAGTTTACCGAATATATGGCGCTTTAAGCAGTTTTATTTGGCCTTTCCAATTCTCTCCACAAACGGGAGAGAATTGCCTAACCTTCAGCAACATCTCCGCATTGAACTCTGTTGGTCGCACTACCGAACCCTGATGAAATTGAAAAATTTACAGGAACGCGCTTTTTATCTCAACCAAGCCGCCGATCAGGGATGGACCGTCAAACTCACCCAAAAACTCATCCGAGCACGGTACTATTTTCAAACAGCCCTCGGACAGGACCAACTCCTAGAAAATCCCAAGAAAATAAGTGCCGCCCCTCCTCCACTCAAGGAAGTTGCCACGCTCTCATTACGAACCCGGCTGGCCAGTATCAAAAAAACACTACTCGAACGACACGTCGGATATGCCTTCGTGGCTCAACGGCAGTTCATCTCTTTAGACGGAAAAGACAACTGGATTGAGCTGGTTTTTTTTCACATCATTCTCCAGCGGTTTGTTCTGGTTCAACCCGGCGAGGTTGGACCTACTTCCAGCGCAGCCATGACCCGGCTGCTGGATGCATACTTTACAAAACAACCATCAGCAATTACTAAGCCTCCCGTTGGCTTAGTAATTGATTTACAGGGGCGAGTTAATCTGCACACTGCCAGCTTTGAAACTGGTTTAGCACTTGAAGAACAAGTTTTGATACCATTAGTAATCAGTTATATATAG
- a CDS encoding ParB N-terminal domain-containing protein — protein sequence MKKDFMNSMKEKTSTLRPSLLSTEENIKGQILVLDNLRELIPPLKVDEYDQLQQNILKYGVKDPLMVWETTSTIAQINGDNNPVFVLIDGHNRYKICQKFNLDYRINIIRFSTLDEVKDYMIDYQLGRRNLSAEQTSYLRGLRYLQQKSMRGGNKISDHSQADVSVALGKEYGVSSRTIKRDGDYAASLDKLSPDLKKEILSGKQKLPKSTIKAVAKSDKPVENIEELAEERVGNTTVSESLVKPKAKKGRATTLENEIRKLISVDLTYEACEVLIKKANQLIELLRPK from the coding sequence ATGAAAAAGGATTTCATGAACTCAATGAAAGAGAAGACGTCTACTTTACGTCCTTCTCTTCTGTCAACTGAAGAAAATATAAAAGGTCAAATTCTGGTATTGGACAATTTACGTGAACTGATTCCGCCTTTGAAAGTTGACGAATACGATCAATTGCAGCAAAATATTTTAAAATATGGAGTAAAGGATCCACTTATGGTTTGGGAGACTACGTCTACTATAGCCCAGATTAATGGAGATAATAACCCAGTTTTCGTCCTGATTGACGGCCATAACCGTTATAAAATATGCCAAAAGTTTAATCTAGATTATCGTATCAATATTATACGATTTTCGACCCTAGACGAGGTTAAAGATTATATGATCGACTATCAGTTGGGTCGAAGAAATCTATCAGCTGAACAAACTTCATACCTTCGAGGATTACGTTACTTGCAGCAGAAATCGATGAGGGGGGGTAATAAAATCTCTGATCATTCACAAGCGGATGTTTCAGTTGCCTTAGGAAAAGAGTATGGTGTTAGTAGTCGTACAATCAAACGCGATGGAGACTATGCAGCAAGTCTGGATAAACTTTCTCCAGACTTGAAAAAAGAGATACTATCTGGAAAACAGAAACTGCCAAAATCAACGATTAAAGCTGTTGCTAAATCAGATAAACCCGTTGAAAATATTGAGGAGTTAGCCGAAGAAAGAGTTGGAAATACAACGGTTTCTGAAAGTCTAGTAAAGCCAAAAGCCAAGAAGGGGAGGGCTACAACACTTGAAAACGAAATTAGGAAGCTAATTTCTGTGGATCTTACATATGAAGCCTGTGAGGTGCTCATAAAGAAAGCAAATCAGTTAATAGAACTGCTTAGACCAAAGTGA